Proteins from a genomic interval of Arachis hypogaea cultivar Tifrunner chromosome 10, arahy.Tifrunner.gnm2.J5K5, whole genome shotgun sequence:
- the LOC112716895 gene encoding cellulose synthase A catalytic subunit 1 [UDP-forming], protein MDQSGGIATGPRDVLGVRNGSDIGCKPLKNLNGKICQMCGDTVGLTATGDVFVACQECSFPLCHRCYECECENGNQSCPQCKTRYNSHKDSSHLEGDEDDDEDDDDVDDIENEVNYGEGNINKAGMQWEEDADLSSSSGHDSRMPNSNLHITNGQPLSSEKPCATPDTKSVQATSGPLGPSKAHSLSYTDSKQPGLESDEEVRRVPEIGGESAGPSASRPGAGPTGGKERGQGTGDGQRKRGRSPADKENKRLKRLLRNRVSAQQARERKKAYLIDLETRVKDLEKKNSELKERLSTLQNENQMLRQILKNTTASRRGSNSGTNAE, encoded by the exons ATGGATCAAAGTGGTGGAATTGCGACTGGGCCGCGCGATGTCCTTGGAGTTAGGAACGGTTCCGACATTGGG TGTAAACCCTTAAAGAATTTGAATGGTAAAATCTGTCAGATGTGTGGCGATACTGTTGGATTAACAGCCACCGGTGATGTTTTTGTTGCTTGCCAAgaatgttccttcccactttgtcaCCGTTGCTATGAATGTGAGTGCGAGAATGGGAACCAATCTTGCCCCCAGTGCAAGACCAGATACAATAGTCACAAAG ATAGTTCCCATTTGGAGGgagatgaggatgatgatgaagatgatgatgatgttgatgatatAGAGAATGAGGTAAATTATGGAGAAGGAAACATTAACAAAGCAGGGATGCAATGGGAAGAAGATGCTGACCTCTCTTCTTCGTCGGGACATGATTCTCGGATGCCAAACTCAAATCTCCATATCACAAATGGGCAGCCG CTATCTAGTGAAAAACCGTGTGCTACTCCTGATACAAAATCTGTTCAAGCTACATCTGGTCCTTTGGGTCCATCCAAGGCTCACTCACTTTCCTACACCGATTCAAAACAGCCAG GTCTTGAGAGTGATGAAGAGGTCAGAAGAGTGCCAGAGATCGGAGGTGAATCTGCTGGACCTTCAGCTTCCCGTCCAGGCGCCGGTCCAACTGGTGGGAAAGAACGTGGTCAGGGGACTGGGGATGGTCAACGGAAGAGAGGCAGAAGCCCGGCAGACAAAGAAAACAAACGGCTAAAGAG GCTACTGAGGAACAGAGTGTCAGCTCAACAAGCAAGGGAGAGGAAAAAGGCATATTTGATCGATTTGGAAACCAGAGTCAAAGACTTGGAGAAGAAGAACTCAGAGCTCAAAGAGAGGCTTTCCACTCTGCAGAATGAGAACCAAATGCTAAGACAA ATATTAAAGAATACAACAGCTAGCAGGAGAGGGAGCAACAGTGGTACAAATGCTGAATAA